CAAGGTCTGTTGTGACACATGATTGGGTCTTCGTCGCTATTATCTTTGCAGTCTGTATCACCATCGCATTTCCAACTGTCCAAAATACAGCGTCCTGACGATTTGCACTTGAATTCCAGTAAAGGACATTCGTGTGAACACTGGGCTTCATCACTGCCATCTCCACAATCATCAGTTCCGTCACAAATGGTCGCGGCTGGTGTGCAATTGGTGTTTTTACACTGGAACGACCCAGCGCGGCAATGCCTAACTGGGCACGTGTCTGGTTCATCAGATCCGTCCATACAATCCTTCTCGCCATCGCACTTCCAGAACCAAGGAATACACTTCTCATCACGCCCGTTACATCTGTGTTGGCCATCGGTACAATTCGCTATACAAGTCTTCTGGTCCCTCGCTAAGTAGAATTGATTAGGACATGCGCATTTGTATGTCGTTGCACCTTCTTCTCCGTAACCTTCGATGTTTAAGTAGCTGGATTCATGAGGAGGCGCTATTAGACATAGATGGGAACATCCTCCATTGTTATCACCACAAGGATTCGTATACGGCAGTTGCCTCAACGGATGAACTACATGGATATCATAAGGCCTATGTGTAGTATTCCTCAGAACTGCTAGATTCTCTCCAGAATGCTTGTTAGCCTTGCTTATCGCCTTCAAATTCCAGTCGGTCCAGTAAATTTCATCGTCGAAAAGACTAAGAGCGAATACGTGAGGCACTTTAGTTCCAGACAAAACAACATGCCTGTGACGTCCTTCTAAATCAGCTGATCCAATATAATCCAAATGAGCATCAGCCCAATAAATCCTGTCAGTGAAATAATCTATGGTCAAAGCGTTCGGCCATGCAATGTCTTGTTCCCAGTTTAGTATAACAGTGAAGTTTGAACCATCCATTCCCATTTTGCCAATGTACGCCTGCAAATGCCAGGATGTGAAGTACAAATAACCAGTGCCAGGGTGGACTACTATGGCTCTAGGATCTGCTACTCCTGTCTTAAGAGTCTTACGTCTTGTGCCGTCTAATTCCGAAACGTCTAAGTTCTTCGAATGTCTATCAAGCCAATATAGTTTCCTTCCAATCCAGTCTATAGCAATGCCTTCTAAAGCATGTGAATCGTGACGAATAACTACTTCTTTAGTCGGATTTGGTTCAGTGTAATCCGATCTGTAAATAGTCTTGGCAGAAACATCAGCGAAGTACATCTTGTGctctttaaaatcaaaatctataGCCACAACATTCATGAGGTCTTGGTGGACTAAATTGTAGATGGATGCGTCAGTCGACATGTTTCTGACATAATATTTGTTGGTAAAGATGACCCATGCTGACGTATTATCTTTTCGTTTACATGTGTGTTCGTCTGCTTCTCTCTCGTAGTACTGATCATTACATTTGCAGTAATAAGATCCTGGGGTATTTGAGCATAATTGGGAACAAACTCCTGGTGTTTCAACGCATTCGTCGACGTCGGCGCAAGCTTTTCCGTCAGGTAATAATTTGTATCCTTGATTACAATCGCAGTAGTATCCAGTGAGAGTGTCGACGCATTTGTGTCCGCATTGATTGATTTCAAGTTTGGCGCATTCGTCAACGTGACAATGCGCTGGTTCATCAGACTCATCAGTACAATCAGCCACTTTGTTACAAACGAGGCGGTTATCGATACATTGATCGTTATTACATTTGAATTGTCCGTTCGGACACGTCTTGTTCTGTTTCGTACAGCCGACTTCATCGGAATGGTCACCGCAATCGTCTTCTCCATCGCATCGGAAGTGATTTCTGATGCATTTGAAGTTCTGACAGGTAAATTCTTGGTCTGAACATTGCTTATATTCTTTGTTGCAGCGTTTGCCTTCGTCTGAACCATCTCCACAGTCATTGTCATGATCGCATACCCATCCTTCGTTGATGCATCGTCCATTGTTGCACTGAAACTGGTCGTCGGCACAAGGTGCAGGCGCGGCGCAGTGATGTATAGTGGAATTTTCATCAGCTCCATCAATACAATCTGGATCTCCATCACAGAGCCATTTTCTTGGAATACACTGCGCACGACCCCAGAATTTATTCTCCTCACATGTATATTCGGTTTCAGCGTCACATTTCCTTTCATTACATTGATGACGGTCGTCTTCGTCACTAAGATCTAAGCAGTCGTTATCTCCATCACAAATGTAGATTCTTGGAATACAATTGCCGTTGTCGCAAGTGAAGAGATCTCCGAAGCAAGTGCGACCTTCTGAGCGGCAATATTCTGGTGGTTCGTCAGCGCCGTCGCCGCAATCATCATCGCCGTCGCAATACCAAGTGGCAGGGATACATCGGTGGTTCGGACAGCGGAAGCTGTTTTGAGGGCACGTACGTTGCGCGCAATGTAGCGGGTCTTCATCTGAATTATCGCCGCAATCGTTGTCTCCATCGCAAAGCCAGTATGGTTCTACGCAGATATTTGTCTTTTCACATTTCAAATGGTTAGTTGGGCATGTGGTGTTTCGCGGGCATCTTTCATGAGTTTCATCTGATGTAACATTGTCTTTACAGTCATTTATTCCGTTGCAGACTTGCGACATGGGAATACATCTTGAATTCTGACATGTGAACTCTCCTTCAGCACACGGTGGATAAATGCAGCCTTCTTCATCGGAACCATCTTTGCAATCATTCTCGTGATCACATTTCCATGATTTAAAGATACAACGTCCATTGTTGCATCGGAATTCGTTTGGTGAACATGAATGGTACGCGCAATAGTTACGATCTTCATCAGAATTGTCTCCACAATCGTCATCACCATCACAGGACCACATCCTACTAATACATTTTCCATTTGCACAGAAGAATTTAGAAGGATCGCAAGTTATATTCTTAGCTACACACATTCTTCCTTCATTGACCAATTTGGTGTTTTCATCACATCTACATTCAGCGGTGTTATTTGGCGCTGGATGACAGCTTTGGGCGCAGCCGCCATTGCTAATACTACACGCATTGGCTTGACATAATTGACGTTTCTTGCTGTATACATGGATATCCCGTGGAGAGTCCTCTAAACGCTTTACCATTTCGATCATATTAGAACCTGTGTGTTTTTCGGCCCGATATACTCCGCGCAGTTGCAAATCTGTCCAGTAAATGTAGTTTCTATATACGGTAATAGCGAAAGGATAAATTGTGGCAGAAATGAGGACTTCTCGATTGGAACCGTCAAGTCTTGAGCGTTCAATCTTTTCACGGACCGCATCACTCCAATATAGCatgttttcatcaaaatctattgTCAGACCACTCGGTTGGGATAGATCTTTATCTATAACAGCCTTCTTTAGCGACCCAGCCATGGTAGTTCTGTAAATCTTTCCTGAAGTTCCGAATCTACCCCAATCTGTGTAGTACAATGTTCCATTGCAAGGATCTACAACTATAGCTCTTGGTCGTTCTACTCTAGCGATCATTACTAATTCACTGCCATCCAAATTCATAGCAAAGATGGAGTTATTTGAACTATCCGTCCAGTATATCTTCTTTTGAGTCCAATCGTATGAAATGCCTTCAGGGTTAATGCCTTTGTTGATGATATTTTGAATGGCGGTAGGATCAGGGTTATTTGCGTTCATCCAAGCTATTCTAGCCCATGGTCTTATTTGAGTAAAGAATAATTTGTTATCGGCATAATCAAATTCTACACCTACTACATTAGTCAGGTTTCCAATAGGTTTAAAAGGTACACCTGTTGATTTGGGATCTAAATTAATACCGCGGATTTCCGTCCTAGTAGTAAAGACCAAATATTCATCAACTGTAGTACATTTCTTTATGTTGTTCGGATCTACTTGGCCTGTCGCGCAATCGCATTTATAAGTAACTCCTTTGTTAGATTCTGGCGGATAACTAAAGCATAATTGTTCACAACCGCCGTTGCCGAACTTTCTGCAAGGATTATTCTCATCAGTAGGTTGATTGTTGCCATCGAATATTACTATATCTCTCAATTTAGGTAGATTTGTTCTTAACTTCTCTGGCATTGTTGTATTTCCAGGTAATTTAGATGCTTTGTAAATAGTTTGTAAGTTCCTATCGACCCAGTATACGTTTCCTGTGTGAACAGCAATTCCCATTGGGTTCGGGAGATTTGATCTGATCAGCTGTCGATTTCCACCattatatgatattttctgtatttgaTCTAACTTGGAATCCACCCAATAAACATCATGGGTCAACATATCAATGGTCAAATCTCTGGGATTGGAAATTCCTGAGCTAACGACTGTCTGCCAACTGGAACCATCAAGGTAAGCTTTACCAATGCGAGGGTATTGACCATAATCGATCCAATACAGCAATCTCTTCAAAGGATTCACAGCTAATTCTCTAGGAGCATCCATTGTAGTTTTAACCAACACTTTTCTATGGGAACCATCAAGCCAGCACATTTCTACGTAATTTTCGTGAGGAAAGACATTGGTGAAATATAGATTACCAGCGACCCAATCAATAGCTAGACCTCTAATGCCATTACTGCCAATACCATCTCGAATTACATGTTCTAATTCGGTGCCGTTCGGGCGAATACGGAAGATTCCGTTCCATTGTCCTCTGTTAAATTCGACCCAGTAAATATAGTTCTCAGCAAAATGTACATCGACGTGCAGAATGTGATGCCCTTGGCCGGTAACTGGAACCATAGCTTCAGCTGTGGAATCTAAACTGTATCCTCTAATAAGGTCCAATTGGGATACTACAGCGAATGTCTTGTAAGGAACGCAATTAacttcattttcttttctgtAACCGACTGAGCAGGCACAGACTCTCGATCTACCCTCACCTGGAATACAGATCTGTTCACATCCGCCATTCGCTGTGGCACACGGATGGTGTATCATCTTCCTCTTTTGGAACACAGTTAATGATTTCAAATCACTTTCATTGTCCAATATTGTCTTAATATTATCACCGTTAGGCAAATCTGCTTTAATAATCTTTTCGTGTTGTGGATCTAGTACGTATAATCTTGAATCTAGTACTGCAATGACTTTAGGATATGATATGGCATTAGCTTCAGTAAGAATGGTCTTTCTGTCGAGTCCGTCTGAATTGACACTATTGATGCTAGGAGGGTATTGGGTGCTGAAATAAACGATTTTGAGCTCTATGTCTATAGCAATAGCTTCTGGTCTTTCTATGCTGTCGACTAGAATGACAGGGTTGGAGCCGTCCATGTTGGCTTTTCCGATTTTGGCCGGAACTCCGTAGCCTCCCTcgtcggtccagtagatttttctagaatgataaataattaaattattatttttaaaaaagtattaaggAAATTACCAAATAAGAAGATAGATGAAAACTGAAAGGAAGaacaacaacaaacaacaTAATTTGACGTTGAATAAATCAATGCAGCTGAAGTATAAAATGGAACATAATACCTCAAGTTATTGATCGCAATAACTTGactttaataattaagaaaaatgatgcaataaattatcttGCATACTTATAACATTGCTTTAATGTGAATACTGCTATAATAACGTTATAacgtattaaataaataaaaaacacttaCCCTTCAGTGGGATCTAACGCGATGCCTCTGGGTTTAGCTACAGAGTCCTTCTTTCCGTTGTTAGCAAGAACTACGGAACGGTACCTCACctgaatacaaaaataacaattgaataaacaaaaaatagaaaagcctaaattttaatacgtgaataaataagtagaaaggacaaaaaaaaattgcaagcTGGTTTATGACTTTGCCAATTAGTAATAGTAATGATTCAAATACcagaaaacttattttcatcAACTTGTTTCCacactgaataaaaaattacgaaaattaACACAAAGCTACGTTTAAAAGCTAATGTAATGACAACTAAACTCACCTTGCTATCAACTCTGACCAGCTCAATATTACTGGCAACTCTATTCGCCATATACAAGTTCCTTCCAATCCAATCGAACGCAATGGACGAAGGCGCGCCAACGACTCCGGTGTCGTGTCCGAGAAACTCGACCTTATTGCCACCGCCGTAAGGCATAGTGTAGATTGTACagttttcatcatcatcactaTCGCCAGAGATGGATTGTAGCCAGTAAAGCATGTGACCTTGACGGTCGTAGTCGATTTGGACTCCACCtgggtaaaatatatacaaactttAGCTATGTCCTTTAAGAAAGTTATATATTGTACCGATGATATAATAGCAAATAGAAAAGatcttttacatttttttccaaaagtataattaaactggtgagagtataatttaaataaaggtaACTAAATTATTCCTATgagatttcattattaaaagcGGGCGAGTGCTGTGtgagcaaaaataaatgtttttttctgtttcgtatttatatgaattatttttagttaaagaactaaaatcattattttattctgctAATTTTTAGTGAGTATATGAAGATACATTAAActgcaatataaaaaaaactgttcgtAAGAAAAAGTTAGTACCTTGTACTCCAACAATTGAAGACAGTTGTCCCGCGCGCCCTGAACCATCGGGTGCCAAATCAATGATCTGTGAGCCCTTGAGCACCATTAGGTATGAATTCTCCTctgtaataatagtaaaaaaattcaataaataaataatatatacttttaaaacaatgtGAAAAACAAGATCAAAATCCATGTCGGTCCAAGCATACTACCCTGAGGCACCCTACAAAGATTAAGGcgtttttcttctttcaaCCAATAAcgaatattaagttttttacttCAGACTAACTCACTAGATATATTAGGGTCAcgaaatagatttaaatagtattcatttaattttattgtatctaCTGTCTCTGTGTGGATTGTATTCGAAGTTTTCGATATATCAAAGATTTGACAAAACATGTTACttcaatttaagaaaaaaagacACAACTAATAAAATCTACTTACCTTCATTACATCTTCCATCTGGTAGTAGTTTAAATCCGGTCTTGCACAGACAAGTATATCCGACAGTTTCGTTTGGACTCAGCAGACAGAGATGTTGACAAGCGTCCTTCTTACACGGCGATTGGTATTTAGGCTGAAGAGACGGATGATGCACATGGATCGATAAAGGCTGAGAAATCAAGTGAGAAACCACTGTTTGGTTCGTCCCTCTGAACTTATGCGCCGATAAAACACGATTCAACTGTCTATCTGTCCAATATAATGTGTCTTCGAATAAGGTCAAAGAATGCGGGTGTAACAAGTAATGACTGCCAGCCAAAACTTGCTGACGACCTGTGCCATCGTAATTACAGAAATCTATGAAATCCAACTTTGAATCCGCGAAATAAACTCTCTTAGTTGCCGTGTCTAACGTCAATCCATTAGGCCAGTATATCTTTGTCGTGATAATAGCAGATCTTCGACTTCCATCCATACCGACTCTTTCGATTCTCGGGTTTTCTCCCCAATCGGTCCAGAACAACCAACTGGCTTCTCTTGCAGGATCCAAGCACATTCCTCTGGGTTGCGTAATATTTCCGCTAAGCAACGTTGCGCGGGAGCTACCATCTTCTTTCGCCACTTCTATTGTATTCAGCTTACTGTCTaaccaatatatatttcctcCCACCCAATCGTAAGCTAATCCTTCAACTAAATCCAAGCCTGTAGTGATAATCTCTTTAGGTTCACTGCCTCTGTCAAGTCTAGCgatcattttcaatttcatatcTGACCAGAATATAGTTCCAGTGTGCATATCTGAGGCCGTGGCGACGACATTTTCTACGTTAATTGGTACTCTTTCCAAACCCTGTTCATTCAGATCAGCGACTAAGATGGAATGTCTGTTGGATATGATGAGGAAGGCACTGGAATGGTTGTTCGCTTTGCAGGTGTGGTTGTCTGTAGAGAGTCTGTATCCGTCAACGCAGCTACAAGCGTAAGAACTCTTGGAGTTTGTACACAGTTGGGAGCACATTCCTGTCAATGAAAGAATATGTTATTTAGTATTGATCaaagcataataaaatatttgtttatctataattagGATCAAACATACTTGGAAATAGCTAGTACTCTTGGGAAACCTACGGATTTCTTAACGGACAAATACCTGTACCCAAGATAggtataaaagaaattgatgaGAATCATAATATCGGTAAACGATGTAGACTCAAAACTGTTACCACAAAATTAATCGCAAGTTTACCATCttggttaaaaaatataattacatcagGCAATAGAAGCAAAGGCTGCGATGGAATTTGGTGTAACGCTACTTCTTGCGCTTTGGAACGTGGCAGTagaattagttttaagttaatttttaacattaaaaaagtcATGTAGGTATATCATCTTAAGttcaataaagaatatattttcttacctGGAGGAGTACACTCGTCGATATCCTTACAGTTGAGGCCGTTGGTGTCGAGTTCCTCTCCCTTCGGACACAAACAGAGTGGTCCAGTTGGAGTTTGCTTGCATCCATTCGAACAGAGGCCATCTTGATGCTCGCATTCCGCGAAGTCACAGCTTGCACCTGAaaggattaaataaatataattcattaaagAGTATAAAACGAAGAAATTTCTTTTGAAActcgcaacggattttgatgcagtcttcactgttattttattcctGAAGCTTTATACATACACAAATGACCCCTGGGGGAGCCGGGCCAGGTCGCTagaaatatacatagatagataaactctttattgcaccattcacaaaggagttgtaagttacaacaagatattcaatcATAATGAGTGCAATGGCGGAattatcgctaatgcaatttcttccagccaaccattggatatatatatatatatatatatatatatatataaaggttggctggatatatatatatatatatgtatatgtatattagacatatcacacagattgagctagccccaaaataagtgagactagtgttatgggatactaactcaacggtactaacTACAAATACAGATAGATAAACTTCtaaagaagtttattttttacgctggcCCAGGGCTTTGCGGCGTCGCAGCCTCAAAAGTGAAGCCTAAAATGTGAAGAAATGATATTATCGAATTTTACatctacctaccgccatctagagGCAAGTAGTAAACTATCCAGTCAACCAGTGTGAAAATTAGATGAATTACCTTCATCAGCGCCATTAGGGCAGTCGGGTTTGTTGTCGCACACCTGGGTGATGTTGACGCAGCGGTCCGTAACGCCCGGACACGCCCATTGGCCAGAACCGCATCTGTAACAATATATagc
This portion of the Plodia interpunctella isolate USDA-ARS_2022_Savannah chromosome 10, ilPloInte3.2, whole genome shotgun sequence genome encodes:
- the mgl gene encoding low-density lipoprotein receptor-related protein 2 isoform X2, translating into MRSAGEAFCLLLVVASVAAQIDTRHLSGRRVKSRLPKTFLKKIRFKGDTLCPNGMFRCPEGKCIPELWVCNYQKDCEKGEDEFQSCPPPECEPGQLACSQYMFNKTYCIPPHYRCDMVVDCLDGTDEADCVYRNCQPDDFQCGVERASSAKSAQGPCIPKQKRCDGYLDCRTGKDEQGCPGEAVPCRLDQFKCATGNRCVDASAKCDHKNDCGDNSDEANCNFPPCHIATQFRCSNSLCIPLTYHCDGYKDCADGTDEANCTAIACPDNKYLCPKGGPGGTHKCISRTQLCDGKKDCEDNADEETACSTTTCPALECEYKCVASPSGGACACPAGLTLSPDNRTCVDRDECKEWGYCHQLCVNTPGSYKCACAPGYSLVGGQKCAASASAAPALALAHEKAVLRMDLHGRAVTPMANATSAAGLDYHYKRNILFWSDLKTRKIHSQMLSVPAGVTSYGGHDISVAGSWAPVALAVDWVGDKLYVADAVGQKIDVFELDGRWHAVVLGSNLTNPADIALDPTLGFMFVADSSQIIRANMDGTHTKSIVSEAAYKASGIAVDIISRRVFWCDSLLDYIETVDYDGNHRFLVLRGQQVPSPSRLALFEDRVYWSDSTKQGISSVSKYEGSLSIQAIYKMKDVRDPKAITVIHSLKQTSVNNPCGNNNGGCAQMCIVTALPNGGLGYRCACNVGYKLETDLRNCNLVSEFLMYSQQRFIKGKVLNPVIEGFSDAILPVVSRRARFVGLDFDARDEHIYYSDVLQDVIYRVHRNGSTREIVLASQNEGVEGLAVDWASKNLYYIDSRKGTLNVLSTRNVSYRRTLLKDLKRPRAIVVHPNKGFIFFSEWDRPANISRVNTDGSGLLVFENVTLGWPNGLSIDFNTDRVYWCDALLDHVQHARLDGTDVKTVNSKLIRHPFSIVIYGEFMYITDWRLDAIVRLHKLTGEQEDIMLREPNTNRLYGVKVYSEEVQRIDPMQPCARNNGNCQKLCFAIPRNNTGILTVKCGCPYGEKLSTDGTNCEADPNSEPPVRACPNTWDFTCNNQRCIPKSWVCDGDDDCLDNSDEEFANCTKATCSSSEFMCKSGRCIPATFRCDAENDCGDYSDETGCVNVTCSSSQFKCDNGRCVPNTWKCDSENDCGDGSDEGAHCAEKTCAYFQFTCPRTGHCIPTSWVCDGDDDCFDKQDEADCPPVSCLASQFKCADLKQCVQEAYKCDGIPDCNDGSDEAGCPAVAPHQCHDKQFQCRSSSICIPSTWYCDGTPDCEDLSDEPATCGSVTCPHTHVRCDNGRCIFKSYVCDGNDDCGDNSDEGVKHACKPPPFRCGSGQWACPGVTDRCVNITQVCDNKPDCPNGADEGASCDFAECEHQDGLCSNGCKQTPTGPLCLCPKGEELDTNGLNCKDIDECTPPGMCSQLCTNSKSSYACSCVDGYRLSTDNHTCKANNHSSAFLIISNRHSILVADLNEQGLERVPINVENVVATASDMHTGTIFWSDMKLKMIARLDRGSEPKEIITTGLDLVEGLAYDWVGGNIYWLDSKLNTIEVAKEDGSSRATLLSGNITQPRGMCLDPAREASWLFWTDWGENPRIERVGMDGSRRSAIITTKIYWPNGLTLDTATKRVYFADSKLDFIDFCNYDGTGRQQVLAGSHYLLHPHSLTLFEDTLYWTDRQLNRVLSAHKFRGTNQTVVSHLISQPLSIHVHHPSLQPKYQSPCKKDACQHLCLLSPNETVGYTCLCKTGFKLLPDGRCNEEENSYLMVLKGSQIIDLAPDGSGRAGQLSSIVGVQGGVQIDYDRQGHMLYWLQSISGDSDDDENCTIYTMPYGGGNKVEFLGHDTGVVGAPSSIAFDWIGRNLYMANRVASNIELVRVDSKVRYRSVVLANNGKKDSVAKPRGIALDPTEGKIYWTDEGGYGVPAKIGKANMDGSNPVILVDSIERPEAIAIDIELKIVYFSTQYPPSINSVNSDGLDRKTILTEANAISYPKVIAVLDSRLYVLDPQHEKIIKADLPNGDNIKTILDNESDLKSLTVFQKRKMIHHPCATANGGCEQICIPGEGRSRVCACSVGYRKENEVNCVPYKTFAVVSQLDLIRGYSLDSTAEAMVPVTGQGHHILHVDVHFAENYIYWVEFNRGQWNGIFRIRPNGTELEHVIRDGIGSNGIRGLAIDWVAGNLYFTNVFPHENYVEMCWLDGSHRKVLVKTTMDAPRELAVNPLKRLLYWIDYGQYPRIGKAYLDGSSWQTVVSSGISNPRDLTIDMLTHDVYWVDSKLDQIQKISYNGGNRQLIRSNLPNPMGIAVHTGNVYWVDRNLQTIYKASKLPGNTTMPEKLRTNLPKLRDIVIFDGNNQPTDENNPCRKFGNGGCEQLCFSYPPESNKGVTYKCDCATGQVDPNNIKKCTTVDEYLVFTTRTEIRGINLDPKSTGVPFKPIGNLTNVVGVEFDYADNKLFFTQIRPWARIAWMNANNPDPTAIQNIINKGINPEGISYDWTQKKIYWTDSSNNSIFAMNLDGSELVMIARVERPRAIVVDPCNGTLYYTDWGRFGTSGKIYRTTMAGSLKKAVIDKDLSQPSGLTIDFDENMLYWSDAVREKIERSRLDGSNREVLISATIYPFAITVYRNYIYWTDLQLRGVYRAEKHTGSNMIEMVKRLEDSPRDIHVYSKKRQLCQANACSISNGGCAQSCHPAPNNTAECRCDENTKLVNEGRMCVAKNITCDPSKFFCANGKCISRMWSCDGDDDCGDNSDEDRNYCAYHSCSPNEFRCNNGRCIFKSWKCDHENDCKDGSDEEGCIYPPCAEGEFTCQNSRCIPMSQVCNGINDCKDNVTSDETHERCPRNTTCPTNHLKCEKTNICVEPYWLCDGDNDCGDNSDEDPLHCAQRTCPQNSFRCPNHRCIPATWYCDGDDDCGDGADEPPEYCRSEGRTCFGDLFTCDNGNCIPRIYICDGDNDCLDLSDEDDRHQCNERKCDAETEYTCEENKFWGRAQCIPRKWLCDGDPDCIDGADENSTIHHCAAPAPCADDQFQCNNGRCINEGWVCDHDNDCGDGSDEGKRCNKEYKQCSDQEFTCQNFKCIRNHFRCDGEDDCGDHSDEVGCTKQNKTCPNGQFKCNNDQCIDNRLVCNKVADCTDESDEPAHCHVDECAKLEINQCGHKCVDTLTGYYCDCNQGYKLLPDGKACADVDECVETPGVCSQLCSNTPGSYYCKCNDQYYEREADEHTCKRKDNTSAWVIFTNKYYVRNMSTDASIYNLVHQDLMNVVAIDFDFKEHKMYFADVSAKTIYRSDYTEPNPTKEVVIRHDSHALEGIAIDWIGRKLYWLDRHSKNLDVSELDGTRRKTLKTGVADPRAIVVHPGTGYLYFTSWHLQAYIGKMGMDGSNFTVILNWEQDIAWPNALTIDYFTDRIYWADAHLDYIGSADLEGRHRHVVLSGTKVPHVFALSLFDDEIYWTDWNLKAISKANKHSGENLAVLRNTTHRPYDIHVVHPLRQLPYTNPCGDNNGGCSHLCLIAPPHESSYLNIEGYGEEGATTYKCACPNQFYLARDQKTCIANCTDGQHRCNGRDEKCIPWFWKCDGEKDCMDGSDEPDTCPVRHCRAGSFQCKNTNCTPAATICDGTDDCGDGSDEAQCSHECPLLEFKCKSSGRCILDSWKCDGDTDCKDNSDEDPIMCHNRPCNTDTEFSCKNGRCIPKLWMCDFDNDCGDDSDEPAYMCRQRNCTTGWRRCPGQSNYRCIPKWLFCDGKDDCRDGSDELPENCPSCNSETDFTCENKRCIPKQWLCDFTDDCGDGSDEAEATCQHNYRECSESEFKCGNGKCISSRWRCDHEDDCGDNSDEMDCGGFKCKNGTFQCKSGHCIAAYFRCDGDRDCRDLSDEIGCPPRFPGGKYCPESRFQCGNNLCVSQSDLCDGTDDCGDGSDEAASICTNFNCDTLRRFHCDNHRCVPRYQVCDGIDNCGDGSDENNMTLCATRARPCDPYSQFQCANKRCVDRSQLCDFADDCGDASDELGCHHTHACDHMDKGGCEHFCTNLTSSGGGYICTCFQGWIISPQDKKKCVDVDECAQGTHHCSQICSNVNGSFACSCRDGFRLADSLSGVCKAIEDDVVLIFANGPEIRAFVQDKNEEFEVISSEKRIEALDYDPIHEMVFWADSYDKTIKRSYMVNAMEGQVKSGFAQDLNMKGNSKPTALAVDYVGDNLYWTEADRTGSKPRGRVMVARTDGRYRRAIVSAGIESPTSLSLDPQMGKMFWSDSGSAPKIEISWMDGSKRRPIVTENIRHPTGLAIDQAMDHTIYWVDTKLNTIETIRHDGSNRRIILRGDTLKHPISLDVFESSLYWVTRDTGELVRQDKFGRGVPFVISKDLVNPSAVKVYHPRRYNTSAVSRAACARAACSHVCLGVPGGRRCACPDQQPPPKRAGADRACDAAVEAPRALPRVCPCENGGRCVETADGVTCSCRAPLQPPLCAAAAAATGARAGATAAVLVPVLLILVLVLVGAAGWFFVRKRPFGKGGLGSLASSQSVSFRQGSNVEFGGVAEPAYTLEDTRRKGRDFSNPMYDAVTRARAAGDEPPLPGIYEVPEEIKDKVVSAVLSPSSTETRGARALDPAADTGADTAQLVREDRHC